A stretch of Lactuca sativa cultivar Salinas chromosome 6, Lsat_Salinas_v11, whole genome shotgun sequence DNA encodes these proteins:
- the LOC128126662 gene encoding formyltetrahydrofolate deformylase 1, mitochondrial-like encodes LNNNHDRVGNTHVMRFLERHEIPYHYLSKSKEKNVEDEILGLVEDTDFLVLARYMQVLSGNFLKRYGKDVINIHHGLLPSFKGGNPSRQAFEAGVKLIGATTHFVTEDLDGGPIIEQMVERVSHKDNLLSFIQKSENLEKQCLMKAIKSYCELRVLPYQHNRTVVF; translated from the exons TTGAACAACAATCATGATAGGGTGGGGAATACCCATGTGATGCGGTTCCTTGAAAGACATGAGATTCCATATCATTATCTGTCCAAGTCAAAGGAGAAGAATGTAGAAGATGAGATATTGGGGTTGGTTGAAGATACAGATTTCTTGGTCCTTGCTAGATACATGCAG GTGTTGTCTGGAAACTTTTTGAAAAGATATGGGAAGGATGTGATCAACATACATCATGGCTTATTGCCATCATTCAAGGGAGGAAATCCATCTAGGCAG GCTTTTGAAGCTGGGGTCAAATTGATTGGTGCCACAACCCATTTTGTCACGGAGGATCTTGATGGGGGCCCAATCATTGAGCAGATG GTTGAGAGAGTCTCGCACAAGGATAATTTGCTGAGTTTTATTCAGAAATCTGAGAATCTTGAAAAACAATGCCTTATGAAGGCAATCAAGTCATATTGTGAGTTACGCGTTCTACCTTATCAACACAACAGGACTGTTGTATTTTGA